Genomic window (Longimicrobiales bacterium):
GATCTACGACCTGCCTGCCATCACGGACGAGCACGGGAGCATCTACGAGCATTGCCTGCGCGCGCTCCGCACCGCGTGCACGACCGGCCCGCACGGGCTGCCGCTCATCGGCACGGGCGACTGGAACGACGGCATGAACCGCGTCGGCATGGATGGGCGCGGCGAAAGCGTGTGGCTGGCCTGGTTCCTGATCGCCACGCTGCGCCGGTTTGCCGAACACGCTGCACAGCGCGACGACGCGAGCGCGGCGGCCGACCTGATCGCGCGCGCGGATGCGTACGCGGTGGCCGTGGAGGCACACGGGTGGGACGGTGAGTGGTACCGGCGCGCCTATTTCGACGATGGCACTCCGCTCGGATCCGCCACGAGCGACGAGTGCCGTATCGATTCCATTGCGCAGAGCTGGAGCGTCATCTCGGGCGCCGGCGCACCCGACCGCCAGGCGCGTGCCATGCGCGCGCTCGAAGAGCATCTCGTCGATGACGACGCGCGCCTCATCAGGCTGCTCACGCCACCGTTCGACACCACTCCGCACGATCCAGGCTACATCAAGGGCTACCTGCCGGGCGTCCGGGAGAACGGCGCCCAATACACACATGCCGCGGTCTGGGCCGTGCTCGCGACCGCCATGCGCGGCGACGGCTGTCGCGCGTTCGAGCTCTTCCAGATGCTCAACCCGCTGCTGCACAGCCGCACGCCCGAAGAAGTGGCAACGTACAAGGTCGAGCCCTATGTCGTCGCCGCTGACGTCTACACCGCACCCGGTCAGCTCGGCCGCGGCGGCTGGACCTGGTATACCGGCGCCGCCGGCTGGATGTACCGCGTCGGAATCGAGGCCATCCTCGGATTCAATCGCACCGGTAACACGCTGCGCATCGAGCCGCGCGTGCCGGCAGCATGGCCGGAGTTCACGATCGATTATCGCTTCGGCAACACCGTGTATGCGATCATCGTGCAGCAGCCCGGCAGGCTCGACGCCGGCGCCGAAGTGGTCATCGACGGGCACCCGCTCGACGGTACGGATATCCCACTGGTGGACGACGGCGTGCGCCATCAGGTCATGGTGCGGCCACTGCACGAGGAATGACGAGCACCGCGCGAGCGGACCGCTGCCACGGGGTCCGCGCGCCGCGCGCAGCCACCCGTCGGCGCGGCCGCACCACCATCAGCCGAACCGGCTGATCATCCCGCGCACTGCTGTCAGATACTCCTCCGTGTCGAAATGCTGCGGGTCGATCATCGCCTGTACCGCAGATCCCTGGATCCAGCTCACCGCCACCGCAGCCAGCCCGTCCGCAGTCGCACCCGCAAATGCCGCCGGCTCCGACAGCAGCAGCTCTTCCATGATCTCACGGAACGCGGAACGGTAACGCTCCAGCTCCGCACTGATCCGCGTACGGATCCTCTCCTCACGCGCACCCATGGCCCAGAACTCCAGGAACAGGCGCGTTTGCTCCGGCTGATGCGACAGCCTCGTCATCTCCTGCTCCAGCAACGCGTGCAGACGATCCCGTGCGTGCGGGAACCGCGCGATATCCTCAGAGATGTGCAGCACAGAGGTCGCCTCGATCACCCAGTCGAGCAGACCGTGAACGAGCCGCTCCTTCCGCCCGAAATGGAAGAGCACCAGCGCATGGCTGATCCCCGCCTCCGCAGCCACTGCCCGCACTGTCAGCCCGCCAATCCCGTCGCGGCCCGCAACATCGAACGCCGCCTGCAGAATCTGCCCGCGCCGCACTTCTTCCGGCTTCCTCCTGGTGGTTCGCATCATCCGACCTCAGCGTGCACTGTATTGACCAATTGGTCAGAATAGTGTATCTTAAGTTGACCAGATGGTCAATAGCAGGGCTCCCTCCGTCCCATAAGGCCTCCCGTGACCACGAGTCCCTCGACCGGCCCGCCCCACGCAGAAGCCGACGCGCTCGCCGTTGTGGGCATTGGCGCGTCCGCCGGCGGGCTCAAGGCGCTCCAGCAGTTCGTGGAGGCGGTGCCTGCCGACAGCGGGATGGCGTTCGTGGTCATCATGCACCTCGACCCGGAACGCGAGAGTCGGATGAGCGACCTGCTGCAGGACCGTGCGAAAGTGCCGGTCACGCAGGTCACGGGGCCGATGACGGTGGAGCCGAATCACATCTACATGATCCCGCCCGGTCAGGATCTGACCATGCGCGGCACCGGCCTGCAGCTGCAGAACCGGGGCGAGCGTGCCGATCACGCGCCCGTTGACCTCTTCTTCCGCACGCTGGCGGAAGCCTGCGGACCCGACGCCGTGGGCGTAATCCTGTCGGGCACGGGCTCGGATGGCAGTGCCGGCATACGCTACATCCGGGAAGGCGGCGGCATCACGGCCGCGCAGCTGCCGGAGGAAGCGGCATACGACGGGATGCCGGGCAGTGCGATCGCTACGGGCCTGATCGACCTGGTCCTCCCGTCGGCGCAGATCGCGGAAGAGTTGATCCGTATTCGCCAGGCGCCACAAGAATCGGGGCCCGGAACAGCAGTGCCCGCGATCGCGGAGACGGAGCTGGCCGGAGTCTTCGATGTACTGCGGAGCCGTACGGGTCACGACTTCAGCATGTACCGTCGGTCGACGGTGCTGCGCCGGCTGGAGCGGCGGCTGCGATTCAACAACGTGAGCACACTGGAGCAGTACCTGCCGCTGCTGACGGAAAGCGCGGCTGAATCGCAGGCGCTTCTGCGCGACCTGCTCATCTCCGTGAGCGCATTCTTCCGTGACCCGGACGCGTTCCAAGCGCTGACCGCGCTTGTGCCGACGCTGTTCGAGGGGAAGGGCGCCGGGGACGCGGTGCGCGTCTGGGTGGTCGGGTGTGCGACGGGGGAGGAGGTGTACTCCATCGCGATCGTGCTGGCGGAGCACGCTGCGACGCTCGCGGACCCACCGCGGCTGCAGCTGTTCGCCACGGACATCGACGAGCGCGGGTATGCCTTCGCACGTTCGGGGCTGTACTCGACGGCAGCAGTGACGGGTGTGGATCCGGCCCTGCTGGAGAAGTATTTCACGCGCGAGGCGAGCGGATTCCGCATCGCCAAATCGCTGCGCGAGCTCGTGCTTTTCGCCGGTCACAACGTGTTGCACGATCCGCCGTTCTCCCGCATGGACCTGATCAGCTGCAGAAACTTCTTCATCTATCTGCAGCCGGAGGCGCAGGAGCGCGTACTCGAGACGTTCCACTTTGCAACGAATCCTGACGGCGTGCTCTTCTTGGGCGCATCGGAATCGGCGGGCGACAGCGGCCTGTTCGCCCCAGTTGCGGATGGCAGACAGCGATTGTTCCGCCGGAACGCCGCGCCGCACCGTCCCCTGCCACGGCTTTCGGCTGCGGACCCTCAGCCGGGCACGGCGGGGACGGCACCGGTCACCGATACATCCGACCAGGCGCGCGCGCGGTTCTCCTACGGATCGCTGCACGTGCGCATGCTGGAGCAGTACGCTCCCGCCAGCATCATCGTGGACCAGCATCTCGACGCGGTGCATCTGTCGGCGGGCGCCGGCCGGTTCCTTCGTCCGGGTGGCGGCGAGCCGACGCACAACGTGCTGCTGATGGCGTCGGGCAAGCTGCGCACGGTGCTGCGTACCGCGCTGTATCACGCATTCCACGGCGGCGCCGCCACGACGAGGCAGGTGCGTACGGACGTGGACGGCGAGCCCTGCGACGTGCGAGTCCAGGTGCGGCCCGGCAATGGAGGCGGCGGTGCGGATCGTTTCGCACTGATCGTTTTCGAAACGACAAGGCAGGATGCCTCGGCACTCATGCAGCACGACGACGGCCCGTCACACGCCGAGGCGGATCTGGAGGAGGAGCTGCGCCAGACCCGTGACCTGCTGGAATCAACCAGCGCGGCGCATGACCGCACGGTAGCCGAGCTGCAGACGATGAATGAGGAGCTCCAGTCGATCAACGAGGAACAGGGGGCCGCGACCGAAGAGCTGGAGACCGGGCGTGAGGAGATCCAGTCGATCAACGAGGAGCTGACGACGATCAACCAGGAGCACCAGAGTACGATCGAGGAGCTCAAACGCACGAACGAGGATCTCCAGAACCTCATCGAGTCCACGGAGATCGGCACCTTATTTCTCGACCGCGAGATGCGCATCCGACGCTACACCCCGGCGGCGAGCGCCCTCTTCAACTTCGTCCCGACGGACCAGGGGCGACCGCTCGCCCACATCACGCATCGACTCAGGTATGACGGCCTGTTGACGGACGTGGGAGACGTGCTTTCGAACCTGGAGCGCATCGAGCGGGAAGTGGAGAGCGACGCGGGGCACTACTACATCATGCGTATCAGCCCGTACCGATCCTCCGATGGCACGAACGAGGGAGCGGTGCTCACGTTCTTCGACAACACGGCGCAGCACGCCGTGCGCGAGGAGCTGCGTGAGGCGACGCATGCCGCGGAGACGGCGAACCTGGCGAAGGGCACGTTTCTGTCCACACTGTCGCACGAGTTCCGCACTCCGCTGAACGGCATTCTCGGCTACGCCGACCTGCTCCAGTTCGAGGGAAATCTGTCGGATTCGCAGGAGCAGAAGGTCGGGCGGATAAGGGCGGGCGGCTGGCACCTCGCCGCGATGATCGACGAGATCCTGAGCTTCGCCAAGCTGGACGGCGGTCACTCGGTCGTTGAGGCGGAGCCGATGGACGCGCGCGCGCTCGCGACCGACGCTGCATCGCTCATCCAGCCGGCGGCGGCAGTCAAGTCGCTCGCATTCGTCATCGACGTGCCGGACGACGATGTGCCCATGGTCACCGATGCAGGCAAGGCCAGACAGATCCTCATCAACCTGTGCGGCAACGCAGTGAAGTACACGGACACCGGTGAAGTGCGGCTGCGCGTGCGTGCAGACGAGACCGGCGTCGGTTTCGTGGTCAGCGACACCGGTGTCGGCATCGCGGCTGAACATCTCACCCGCATCTTCGATCGCTTCTGGCAGGTGGATGGAGCGTCCACGCGCGCATCGGGCGGAATGGGGATCGGCCTGGCGGCGGCGCGGGAGTATGCCCAGCTGCTTCGGGGCCGCATCGAGGTTGCGAGCACGCCCGGCGTGGGCACGTCCTTTACGCTGTGGCTGCCGGCGGAATACGAGCGACGCTGATGGCCACGCACCCGGTTGCAGATCCGGTCACCGCACCGGCGACCGCCGAGGTACGCGCGGTAAACTCGAACATTGTTATTGCGCTGTCCGGCGTGTGGCAGCTGGACGCTGGCACGCCGCGATGGGCGGACGTGCTCGATCCCGGATGGGAGCCGGGCGAGATCGGCTTCGACACGGCCGCGCTCGGTTCGTGGGACAGCAGTCTGCTGATCTTCCTGCTTCAGGTGCGGGACCATTGCGAGACCGACGGCATCCTCTTCAACACCGCCGGGCTGCCCGACCGCACGATCCGGCTGCTCGAGCTTGCGCGGGTAGTGCCGGACCGTGCCGCCGAGCCGGAGGCCGCGCGCCCGCCGGCTGCGGAACGCCTCGGCGCGGCCGGCATCGCGGCCTGGGATGCAACGATGACGTCCGTCACGTTCACGGGCGCGGTCACGGACAGCGTGATCCGGCTGCTGCTGCGGCGCACCCGTCTTAGGTGGCGCGAGTTCTGGGTCGTGGTGCAATCGAACAGCTCGGGCGCGCTCGGCATTGTCACCCTCATCGCTCTGCTTGTCGGTGTCATCATCGCATTCCTCGGTGTTGTCGTGCTGAAGCGGTTCGGCGCCGGCTACTACGTGTCGTATCTCGTCGGCTACGGCATGCTGCGGGAAATGGGCGCGCTCATGACGGGCATCATCATGGCGGGCCGGACGGGTGCGGCGTTCGCCGCGGAGCTTGGCAGCATGAAGATCACGGAGGAGATCGACGCGTATACCACGCTGGGGATCTCACCCATCGATCATCTCGTGCTGCCGCGCCTGCTCGGCCTGTTCGTGATGATGCCACTGCTCGTGATCTACGCCGACTTCGTCGGTATCGCGGGCGGAATGATGGTAGCCGTCACGCTGCTGGACCTCACGCCCACACAGTTCATCGGTGGACTGTTGTCGGCGGTGACGCTGTCCGACGCGCTGCTCGGCGTGTTCAAGGCCACGATCTTCGGTCTCATCATCGGCCTCTCGGGCTGCATGAAAGGCATGCAGACGGGCTCCGACGCCGGTGCGGTCGGCCGCTCTGCGACGAACGCCGTCGTCATGGGGATCACACTGATCATCCTCGCCAACGCCGTCGTCGACTGGCTCGCGGCCCTGTTGCAGATATGAGGCATTCACTGAGTGTTCCGGCGTCCGCACCCGCCATTCCTGCCAGCGGCCCGACCCGCGACCGGCCGGCCGAGGCGGCGGTGCGCGACGAGACAGGCGGTGGCGCGGCCATCGAGGTTCGCAACCTCACGATGCGCTACGGATCGCTGCTCATCATGCAGGACCTGAACTTTTCCGTCGCCCGCGGCGAGGTGTTCGTGATCATGGGCGGCAGCGGCAGCGGCAAGAGCACGCTGCTCAAGCATCTCATCGGTCTGAAGAAGCCTGCGGAGGGTGAGATCCTGTTCGACGGCGTCGATTTCGGCAATGCGGACGAGGCCGTGCGGAAGGGCATCCTGCGCCGCATGGGCGTGCTGTACCAGAACGGGGCGCTGTGGAGCGGGCTGACGCTCGCGGAGAACGTTGCGCTGCCGCTGGCCGAATTCACGACGCTGGAACCCGGCGCCATCGAAGAGGTGGTGGGGCTGAAGCTCGCGCTGGTCGGGCTACGCGGGTTCGAAGGCTTCTATCCGTCCGCGATCAGCGGAGGCATGCGCAAGCGTGCGGCACTCGCACGCGCCATCGCCCTCGACCCGGACGTGCTGTTCTTCGACGAGCCGTCGTCCGGCCTGGATCCCATCAGTGCCAGCCGGCTCGACGACCTGATTCTGGAGCTCAAGGCGAGCTTCGGCACCACCATCGTCGTCGTGACGCACGATCTCGACAGCATCTTCAGGATTGCGGATCGCGCGTTGTTCCTGGACATAACCACAAAGACGATGACCGCGCTCGGCAGTCCGGCAGATCTGCGTGACAATCCGCCGAGCGAACAGGTGCACCGTTTTCTGACCCGCAGCAGTGAAGGCGAGCCATGAGCATACGCGCGAACCCCAGGGCGATCGGGCTGTTCCTGATCGGCGGCATCGTGCTGGCCGTCGGCGGCACCGCCGTACTCGCATCGACGACGTGGTTCGGGAAACGGACCACGTTCATCAGCTTCTTCCAGGAGTCCGTGAACGGCCTCGAGATGGGCGCACCGGTGAAATTCCAGGGCGTACCGGTCGGGACGGTGACGGGCATCCTCATCCAGATCGACCAGACCGACAAGACGTTTCAGGTTCCTGTGGAGTACGAGATCGACCTGACGCGCCTCACCACCCAGCTCGGCACGTACGTCAACCTGAGCAATGACACCGTGCTGCAGCAGAACATCGCGGACGGACTGCGAGCCCAGATGCAGATGGAAAGCATCGTCACCGGTCAGCTCTACATAGAGCTGAGCTACTCCCCGGATGCGGCGCCGCCGGATCTGGAGACCCACGCCACGGCGTGGCCGGAGATCCCCACGACACCGTCGCTGATGGCGGCGCTCGGCACCGGTGCGGGCAGCCTGGTCGCGGACATGCTGCAGGTGCTCTTCCAGGTCAACCAGATGCTGGCGGAAGTCGACATGCCCGGGATCAACGCCGCCGTCGTGTCTTCGGCACAGGCCGTGGAGCGGCTGATGAACTCGCCGGAGATCATGGCTGCAGTCGAACAGGTTCCGATCATGGCCGTGCAGGTGAACCGCACGATGGAAGGACTCGAGGAACTGGCGACGAACGCCAGCGGCGCCATCGACCCATTCCAGCTCCAGGTCGACGCCGCGTCGGCGGAGCTCATCGCCACGCTGCAGACGCTGCGGAAGACCCTGGAGGAGACGCACGGACTGCTCTCCACGGATTCCGGGGTCGGCTACGGGCTGCAGGAGGCGCTCGCCAGCTTCACCGAAGCGGCGGACGCGCTTCGCATGCTAACGACATCACTCGAGCAGAACCCGGACATGCTGATTCGCGGCAAGAAGCCGCCGGAGAACTGACCATGCGCAGATCAATCCTGTCGATCCTCCCCGTCATCCTCGCCACGGGAGCGTGCTTCAGCCTCGGCCGCGACACGCCGCCGCTCCAGCAGTACGTGCTGGGGGGTACGCCCGCGGCGGCGGCGGGCGCAATGTCATCGAATCCGGCCGGCGTGACCATCGGCCTGCGCCGGCTGGATCTGACGCCGTACCTGGCGTCGTCATCGATCGTGGTGCGCCGCGGTGCCAACCAGGTGATCGTGTCGCAGTACCATCGCTGGGGTGAGGACCCGGTCGCGGGAATCAACCGCGCGTTCGCCGGATACCTGGCCGCGGCGCAGCCTGTCACAGCCGTGGATGTTGCCCCCTGGCCGGCGCGCTCGCAGCACGACTTCGTGGTACAGCTCCACGTATTGCGTTTCGAGGGAGTAACGCTGGATGATGCAGCCGCAACGCACGGCGGGGCACACCTGCTGGCGAGCTGGGAGGTGCATCGTCCGCAGGACGGCGCTGTACTGGCGCGGGGCGGCACGGACTACCGCGAGGATGGCTGGCTGGTGGGTGACTACGCCGCGCTCGTCACACTGCTGAACCACGGCCTGGACCGCATGGCGAGCGAAGTTGTGGCATGCCTGAACCGTGTGGGCACACCG
Coding sequences:
- a CDS encoding TetR family transcriptional regulator C-terminal domain-containing protein gives rise to the protein MMRTTRRKPEEVRRGQILQAAFDVAGRDGIGGLTVRAVAAEAGISHALVLFHFGRKERLVHGLLDWVIEATSVLHISEDIARFPHARDRLHALLEQEMTRLSHQPEQTRLFLEFWAMGAREERIRTRISAELERYRSAFREIMEELLLSEPAAFAGATADGLAAVAVSWIQGSAVQAMIDPQHFDTEEYLTAVRGMISRFG
- a CDS encoding chemotaxis protein CheB translates to MTTSPSTGPPHAEADALAVVGIGASAGGLKALQQFVEAVPADSGMAFVVIMHLDPERESRMSDLLQDRAKVPVTQVTGPMTVEPNHIYMIPPGQDLTMRGTGLQLQNRGERADHAPVDLFFRTLAEACGPDAVGVILSGTGSDGSAGIRYIREGGGITAAQLPEEAAYDGMPGSAIATGLIDLVLPSAQIAEELIRIRQAPQESGPGTAVPAIAETELAGVFDVLRSRTGHDFSMYRRSTVLRRLERRLRFNNVSTLEQYLPLLTESAAESQALLRDLLISVSAFFRDPDAFQALTALVPTLFEGKGAGDAVRVWVVGCATGEEVYSIAIVLAEHAATLADPPRLQLFATDIDERGYAFARSGLYSTAAVTGVDPALLEKYFTREASGFRIAKSLRELVLFAGHNVLHDPPFSRMDLISCRNFFIYLQPEAQERVLETFHFATNPDGVLFLGASESAGDSGLFAPVADGRQRLFRRNAAPHRPLPRLSAADPQPGTAGTAPVTDTSDQARARFSYGSLHVRMLEQYAPASIIVDQHLDAVHLSAGAGRFLRPGGGEPTHNVLLMASGKLRTVLRTALYHAFHGGAATTRQVRTDVDGEPCDVRVQVRPGNGGGGADRFALIVFETTRQDASALMQHDDGPSHAEADLEEELRQTRDLLESTSAAHDRTVAELQTMNEELQSINEEQGAATEELETGREEIQSINEELTTINQEHQSTIEELKRTNEDLQNLIESTEIGTLFLDREMRIRRYTPAASALFNFVPTDQGRPLAHITHRLRYDGLLTDVGDVLSNLERIEREVESDAGHYYIMRISPYRSSDGTNEGAVLTFFDNTAQHAVREELREATHAAETANLAKGTFLSTLSHEFRTPLNGILGYADLLQFEGNLSDSQEQKVGRIRAGGWHLAAMIDEILSFAKLDGGHSVVEAEPMDARALATDAASLIQPAAAVKSLAFVIDVPDDDVPMVTDAGKARQILINLCGNAVKYTDTGEVRLRVRADETGVGFVVSDTGVGIAAEHLTRIFDRFWQVDGASTRASGGMGIGLAAAREYAQLLRGRIEVASTPGVGTSFTLWLPAEYERR
- a CDS encoding ABC transporter permease, with the protein product MATHPVADPVTAPATAEVRAVNSNIVIALSGVWQLDAGTPRWADVLDPGWEPGEIGFDTAALGSWDSSLLIFLLQVRDHCETDGILFNTAGLPDRTIRLLELARVVPDRAAEPEAARPPAAERLGAAGIAAWDATMTSVTFTGAVTDSVIRLLLRRTRLRWREFWVVVQSNSSGALGIVTLIALLVGVIIAFLGVVVLKRFGAGYYVSYLVGYGMLREMGALMTGIIMAGRTGAAFAAELGSMKITEEIDAYTTLGISPIDHLVLPRLLGLFVMMPLLVIYADFVGIAGGMMVAVTLLDLTPTQFIGGLLSAVTLSDALLGVFKATIFGLIIGLSGCMKGMQTGSDAGAVGRSATNAVVMGITLIILANAVVDWLAALLQI
- a CDS encoding ATP-binding cassette domain-containing protein: MRDETGGGAAIEVRNLTMRYGSLLIMQDLNFSVARGEVFVIMGGSGSGKSTLLKHLIGLKKPAEGEILFDGVDFGNADEAVRKGILRRMGVLYQNGALWSGLTLAENVALPLAEFTTLEPGAIEEVVGLKLALVGLRGFEGFYPSAISGGMRKRAALARAIALDPDVLFFDEPSSGLDPISASRLDDLILELKASFGTTIVVVTHDLDSIFRIADRALFLDITTKTMTALGSPADLRDNPPSEQVHRFLTRSSEGEP
- a CDS encoding MlaD family protein produces the protein MSIRANPRAIGLFLIGGIVLAVGGTAVLASTTWFGKRTTFISFFQESVNGLEMGAPVKFQGVPVGTVTGILIQIDQTDKTFQVPVEYEIDLTRLTTQLGTYVNLSNDTVLQQNIADGLRAQMQMESIVTGQLYIELSYSPDAAPPDLETHATAWPEIPTTPSLMAALGTGAGSLVADMLQVLFQVNQMLAEVDMPGINAAVVSSAQAVERLMNSPEIMAAVEQVPIMAVQVNRTMEGLEELATNASGAIDPFQLQVDAASAELIATLQTLRKTLEETHGLLSTDSGVGYGLQEALASFTEAADALRMLTTSLEQNPDMLIRGKKPPEN
- a CDS encoding PqiC family protein, whose translation is MRRSILSILPVILATGACFSLGRDTPPLQQYVLGGTPAAAAGAMSSNPAGVTIGLRRLDLTPYLASSSIVVRRGANQVIVSQYHRWGEDPVAGINRAFAGYLAAAQPVTAVDVAPWPARSQHDFVVQLHVLRFEGVTLDDAAATHGGAHLLASWEVHRPQDGAVLARGGTDYREDGWLVGDYAALVTLLNHGLDRMASEVVACLNRVGTPSAAQSTVSTQPLACAGSAEPAVSGTAVRQ